In Rhodothermales bacterium, a single window of DNA contains:
- a CDS encoding glucose 1-dehydrogenase — MELELRDKAAIVTGASRGIGLAIANSLAREGCSLVICARGEEALSEAASALRQHGGQVIEVAGDVTDPGLGERLVTTAERELGGLDILVGNAGGNRRKPFEETSDEDWTSITELNLMGHLRAARAAIPAMRKRGGGAMVFIASIFGREAGGAGLSIYNTTKSALISSCKIMAVELGKDGIRVNTVAPGSIRFPGGSWDKRVQSDPEGMARFVAENIPMGRFGTAEEVADVVAFLASSRASWVSGACITVDGVQSHSLI, encoded by the coding sequence ATGGAACTTGAATTGAGGGACAAAGCCGCCATCGTCACCGGAGCCAGCCGTGGAATTGGATTGGCCATCGCCAACAGTCTGGCCCGGGAGGGTTGCAGTCTCGTCATTTGCGCAAGGGGAGAGGAGGCTCTTTCCGAAGCCGCCTCGGCGCTGCGTCAGCATGGCGGTCAGGTCATCGAAGTGGCCGGGGACGTAACAGACCCAGGATTGGGGGAGCGGCTGGTCACCACGGCAGAGCGGGAACTCGGTGGATTGGACATACTCGTGGGAAATGCCGGAGGAAACCGCCGTAAGCCATTCGAGGAAACCTCGGACGAGGATTGGACCAGTATCACGGAGCTGAACCTGATGGGGCATCTCCGCGCAGCTCGTGCGGCCATTCCTGCCATGCGGAAACGAGGCGGTGGTGCCATGGTCTTCATCGCATCCATTTTCGGCCGGGAAGCAGGGGGAGCCGGGCTGTCCATCTACAATACCACGAAGTCGGCCCTCATCAGTTCATGCAAGATCATGGCCGTCGAGCTGGGCAAGGATGGTATCCGCGTCAATACGGTAGCGCCCGGATCCATACGTTTCCCCGGTGGATCCTGGGACAAGCGTGTTCAGAGCGACCCGGAGGGTATGGCGCGTTTCGTGGCCGAAAACATCCCGATGGGACGCTTCGGGACCGCTGAAGAGGTTGCCGATGTCGTTGCGTTCCTTGCTTCCTCGCGCGCCAGTTGGGTTTCAGGGGCTTGTATTACGGTAGACGGCGTACAGTCCCATTCGCTGATCTGA
- a CDS encoding L,D-transpeptidase produces MNLRHSLTIALLLGALSLAGPARAQYYINQSELAEILTACSDDLATLPRVSYDYRVLYNTRGNNVLARSTFYKIIGDGDVQEGQKRAKLVGLLNRQLVHMAQIGDTLMVPDRFDLNFCAYSPFPRFYPGGVAFDKVFVIDKTIQGWAAYESGRLVRWGIVNTGAESYRTPTGRFNFNWKTEYRISSLSPPGEPWEMYWVFNFVESRGIHIHQYPMPTGGPTSHGCVRLVDDDARWIYSWADQWTLSRSGTGYKTGFGTISEPGTTVLVIGEDPPGNPQPFRMVNGMPELQMVQLPNHPFDVPPGTTQQEYFDRVRRTTGP; encoded by the coding sequence ATGAACCTCCGTCATTCCCTGACCATTGCCCTCCTGCTGGGTGCACTTTCCCTGGCAGGACCTGCGCGCGCCCAGTACTACATCAACCAGTCCGAACTGGCCGAAATCCTGACCGCGTGTTCGGACGATCTGGCTACACTTCCACGCGTGTCCTATGACTACCGTGTCCTTTACAATACGAGGGGCAACAACGTCCTCGCCCGTTCAACGTTCTACAAGATCATCGGTGACGGGGATGTCCAGGAAGGCCAGAAACGCGCCAAATTGGTCGGTTTGTTGAACAGGCAGCTCGTGCACATGGCCCAGATCGGTGACACACTCATGGTGCCCGATCGGTTTGACCTGAATTTCTGCGCCTATTCCCCATTTCCCAGGTTCTACCCGGGCGGGGTTGCCTTCGACAAAGTGTTCGTCATTGACAAGACCATCCAGGGATGGGCAGCCTACGAAAGCGGTCGACTCGTGCGTTGGGGGATCGTGAATACCGGTGCCGAATCGTACCGCACTCCTACGGGACGCTTCAATTTCAACTGGAAAACGGAGTACCGGATTTCATCCCTCAGTCCGCCGGGAGAGCCATGGGAAATGTATTGGGTCTTCAATTTCGTTGAAAGCCGTGGAATCCACATCCATCAATATCCCATGCCCACCGGAGGTCCAACCAGCCACGGATGCGTGCGCCTGGTGGATGACGACGCCAGATGGATTTACTCCTGGGCAGACCAGTGGACTCTGTCGCGTTCAGGAACCGGCTACAAGACGGGTTTCGGGACGATATCCGAGCCCGGTACTACCGTGCTGGTGATCGGTGAAGATCCGCCAGGCAATCCGCAGCCCTTCCGAATGGTCAATGGAATGCCGGAACTCCAGATGGTCCAGCTGCCCAACCACCCCTTCGACGTACCTCCAGGCACTACACAGCAGGAGTATTTCGACCGGGTACGGCGCACAACCGGCCCGTGA
- the lepB gene encoding signal peptidase I, which translates to MANSRNKDRQERRSKRADGKDTPRKKGPIREWLDAMVFAIVVMVVLRVLFFDLFRIPTPSMEKSLLVGDYLFVSKVHYGTRTPMTLGIPFTGIWLPGVELPWTRLPGFTDVDRGDAIVFNWPDDEVEIIDRRMHYIKRVVGLPGETLQISDKEVLVNDQVYPRMESMQIYWNVFKSDPRVQLNPASLDDLGVSNLIRTADPRVVQIVATQAAANAIEALPWVESVEPAIVEPNQVYSNNMYPAGMGWTPDNYGPVTIPAAGQTIALTAESVRMYGLVMTKYEGHTLEESGSDSWLIDGRPAETYTFEQDYFFVMGDNRDNSEDSRFWGFVPMDHVVGKALVVYFSWDKVAKLPRFSRILSSIK; encoded by the coding sequence GTGGCAAACAGCCGGAACAAAGACCGCCAGGAGCGGCGAAGCAAAAGAGCGGACGGTAAGGACACGCCCCGGAAGAAGGGCCCCATCCGTGAATGGCTGGACGCCATGGTTTTTGCAATCGTGGTCATGGTCGTGCTCCGGGTACTCTTCTTCGACTTGTTCCGGATTCCGACCCCATCCATGGAAAAGAGTCTCCTTGTCGGAGATTACCTCTTCGTGTCCAAGGTCCACTATGGGACACGGACACCCATGACGCTGGGTATTCCGTTCACCGGCATCTGGTTGCCGGGTGTCGAGCTTCCTTGGACGCGCCTGCCTGGATTTACCGACGTGGACAGGGGGGATGCCATTGTATTCAACTGGCCCGACGACGAGGTGGAGATCATTGACCGCCGCATGCACTACATAAAACGGGTCGTGGGGTTGCCCGGCGAGACGCTGCAGATCTCGGACAAGGAAGTCCTGGTGAACGACCAGGTCTACCCTCGAATGGAGAGCATGCAGATCTACTGGAACGTCTTCAAGAGCGATCCCCGTGTCCAATTGAACCCGGCCTCGTTGGACGACCTGGGCGTCTCGAACCTCATCCGGACTGCCGATCCGCGCGTGGTGCAGATCGTGGCCACACAGGCTGCTGCCAATGCCATCGAGGCTCTTCCATGGGTGGAGTCGGTCGAGCCGGCCATCGTGGAACCCAACCAGGTGTACAGTAACAACATGTACCCCGCCGGAATGGGTTGGACGCCGGACAATTACGGCCCGGTCACCATTCCGGCCGCCGGACAAACCATAGCACTTACGGCTGAATCGGTTCGGATGTATGGCTTGGTCATGACCAAGTACGAGGGCCACACCCTTGAGGAATCCGGTTCGGATTCATGGCTCATTGACGGACGTCCTGCCGAAACGTACACGTTCGAACAGGATTACTTCTTCGTCATGGGCGACAACAGGGACAACTCAGAGGACAGTCGTTTCTGGGGCTTCGTGCCCATGGACCACGTGGTCGGGAAAGCCCTGGTGGTCTACTTCTCCTGGGACAAAGTCGCGAAATTGCCCCGATTCTCACGGATCCTTTCTTCGATCAAATAA